In the Telopea speciosissima isolate NSW1024214 ecotype Mountain lineage chromosome 2, Tspe_v1, whole genome shotgun sequence genome, one interval contains:
- the LOC122653106 gene encoding large ribosomal RNA subunit accumulation protein YCED homolog 1, chloroplastic, which produces MSVVFPSTSVANSHIDKFRFFTSNSFVNAPSYANCKLFNRRTPCTIFSLFRYYPPKAQILPCNYRLNTEFEPSEGEPRVDFDIGESEDEDWASPWEGAIVYKRNPSVLHLEYCTTLERLGLEQLSTETSKSRASTMGLRVSKAVKDYPLGTPVQISFDVTRKKQKLRLDGILRTVITLNCNRCGEPAAECVFTNFTLLLTEEPVEEPEVINMGVIFGEDKTKTSTTGNGEEDDDDDALIDLDNWLYFPTEEREIDISKHIRDMVHLEITINAICDSKCRGICLKCGTNLNTGSCNCSQHVVKEKSYGPLGNLRKQMQQKSSIKRTTNPMRD; this is translated from the exons ATGTCTGTTGTCTTTCCTTCAACCTCGGTCGCCAACTCTCATATCGACAAATTCAGGTTCTTCACTTCAAATTCCTTCGTGAATGCTCCTTCGTATGCAAATTGTAAGCTCTTTAACCGCAGAACGCCATGTACAATCTTCTCATTATTCAGATATTACCCTCCCAAAGCTCAAATTCTCCCCTGCAATTATCGCCTCAACACTGAGTTTGAACCATCCGAGGGAGAACCCAGGGTCGATTTCGATATAGGGGAATCGGAAGACGAAGATTGGGCATCTCCATGGGAAGGGGCGATTGTTTACAAGAGAAATCCTTCTGTCTTACATTTGGAGTACTGCACAACCCTAGAGAGGCTGGGGTTGGAGCAGTTGTCGACGGAGACTTCGAAGTCTAGGGCTTCGACAATGGGGTTGAGGGTTTCGAAAGCTGTGAAGGACTATCCGCTCGGTACTCCCGTTCAAATCTCCTTCGACGTAACCAGGAAGAAGCAAAAGCTGAGGCTCGACGGGATTTTAAGGACCGTAATCACTCTCAATTGCAATAG GTGCGGTGAGCCAGCTGCTGAGTGTGTCTTCACCAACTTCACACTCTTACTAACTGAAGAACCAGTTGAAGAACCAGAAGTGATTAATATGGGTGTAATCTTTGGAGAAGACAAAACCAAAACCTCCACTACGGGCAATGgtgaggaagatgatgatgatgatgctttaaTCGACCTAGACAATTGGCTTTACTTCCCTACcgaagaaagagagattgatATCTCGAAACACATAAGGGACATGGTGCATTTGGAGATCACCATTAATGCAATATGTGATTCAAAATGCAGAGGTATATGTCTCAAATGTGGCACAAATTTGAATACTGGTAGTTGTAATTGCAGCCAACATGTGGTAAAAGAGAAAAGTTATGGTCCTCTTGGAAATTTGAGAAAACAAATGCAACAAAAATCATCTATCAAGAGAACCACTAACCCCATGAGAGATTAA